CGCTCGACTCGATCGGACGGGGTACGGAGGACGATCCGCGGGCGTCGAAGGCCGAACTGGCCGAGGCGCTCATCGAGAGCGCCCCGGACGCCTACATCGTCGACGAGGGCGTCACCGCGAAGTACGCACTGCTCACCCGCTGGCCGCTTGCGGCGGAGGGAATGATCTCGAACAAAGGCGGCGGGCTGGGCTACGGCCTTCCTGCGTCGGTCGGCGCGGCCATCGCCGAAAGCGAACACGAGGGGTCGAGGACCGTCCTCGGGTTCGTCGGCGACGGTTCGTACCTCTACTATCCCCACACGCTCTACTCGGCGGCACGCCACGACGTCGATCTAACAGTCGTAATCGCCGACAACCGCAACTACCGCATCCTGAAGGACAACACGATCGGGCTCTTCGGCGGCGAGGACGCCGATCACGACTACGTGGGAATGGACTTCGAGCCGCCGGTGGATCTCGTGACGAACGCACAGAGCCACGGCGCGGACGCCGAATTAGTCGAAACACCCGAGGGGATCGCTCCCGCGGTCGGGCGGGCGGTCGAAAGCGAGGGGCCGACCGTGCTCGACGTGCTGGTTCGGGACTGAGCCGCCGCGCCGACCGCCGCCCTCAATCGGAACGGTGTTGGCGTTCCGAGACCTCGCTGTCCCCGTCGGGGCCCATGATGGCGTTGCTGCGCAGGTCGGCCTCGATCTCCTCGAGCGACCGGCCCATCGTCTCGGGGACGCGCGTGTAGATGAACACGAACGCGAGCAGACAGAAGACCCCGAGAATCCAAAAGGAATAGCCCTCGCCGATCCGGTCGATCAGCGGGAGGAAGGTCAGGCCAACGAGGAAGTTCGCCCCCCAGTTGAAGACGCTCGCAACCCCCTCTGCGGTCCCGCGGATCCGAAGCGGGTAGATCTCGGAGATCAGCAGCCAGAACACGGGCCCGAGGCTGATCGCGTAGAAGGCGACGTAGAGGAACATACTCCCCAGCGTCACGTAGCCGACGATCCCCGACAGACCGGGCAGGAAGAACCCGAGTCCCAGAATACCGAGCATAACGGTCATCCCCGCAGTGCCCACGAGCAACAGGGGTCGCCGACCGACGCGATCGACCAACAGGACGGCGACGACCGTCAGCGCCACGTTGACGACCCCGACGCCGATGGTTCCGGCCAGCGAGGCGATGTCGCCGAAGCCGATGTTGCTGAGGATCGTCGGCGCGTAGTAGATGATCGTGTTGATTCCGCTGAACTGCTGGATGATCGCCAGTCCGACGCCGACGATCAGCGCCGGGCGGACCCACGGTTCGAGCAGGTCCGAGAGGCCCCCCTCCTCCTCGATCTCGCTGACTTCGCGGATGCCCTCGATCTCCTCGTCGACCGCGTCGGTCTCGCGGATGCGCGAGAGCACGCTTCGGGCCTCCTCGACCCGTTCGTTCTCGACGAGCCAGCGCGGGCTCTCGGGGAGGAAGTACGTCCCGATCGCAAGCACCGCAGCGGGCACCGCGCCGAACCAGAGCATCCAGCGCCAGCCGATGATCCCGAGGAACTCCGGTGCGAAGAGGTAGTTGACGCCGTAGGCCAGCAGGATGCCGATGGTGATCATCAGCTGCTGGAGGAAGCCGAGCGCTCCCCGGACGTCCGATGGGGCCGTCTCGGCGATGTACAGCGGGCCGACGATCGAGGCGACGCCGACGGCGACACCCTCGACGACCCGCCAGACGATCAGCCAGCCGAGCGTCGGCGAGAGGGCCATCCCGAACGAGCCCACGAAGAACACGACCGCGCCCGCGAGCGTCAGCCGGCGGCGGCCGAATCGATCCGCCAACTTCCCGCCGGTGGCCGCCCCGATCATCGCCCCCACGAGCACGCTGCTGGTCACGAGCCCCTGCATGAACGGCGAGAGGGTAAAGGACTGGTCGATGTAGAGCAACGCCCCGGAGATGACGCCGACGTCGAATCCGAACAACAGCCCGTTGAGTGCGGCGATGGCAGCGATAACGTAGACGAACTGGCTGTGGTCGCTGTCGGCGTCAAGCAGGCGGTTGGCTACGTCCATCGCACACTCCGACTCGTGTCCCCGCCATCGATTCGTCGTCCCGTTCGAACGGCCCCGCGGCGCCGATACGCCGGATCGGATCCCACCATTCTCACGAACGTTACTCGGATTCGGATAAACGCCCGTCGATGGCGATAGATCCAACGGAGTTATAACTCGGGTGTCACTGCGACCCGATCGTCAGCGCACCGCCCGCGTCGCCTCGCGCATGATCGACAGCGCCGCCTCCAACTCGTCGGTGCCGGTCGCATACGAGAGTCGGGCGTAGCCCGCCCCACCCTCGCCGAAGGCCTCGCCGGGGACGACCACCACGCCCCGGTCGATCACTTCCTCGACCCAGCCCTCGGGCACCTTCGGCATCGCATAGAAGGCACCCTTCGGGGTCGGCGTTTCGAGACCCATGTCGGTCAGCCCGTCGAGAACGAGGTCCCGGCGCTGTTCGAAGGTCTCGACCATCTCCTCGACGGGCTCTTGGGGACCCGAGAGGGCGGCCTCGGCGGCGTACTGGGCCGGCGCGCTCGCACACGCCTGGGCGTACTGATGCACCCGCAGCATGCGCTCGATCCGCCGGTTCGAGCCGGTGATCCAGCCGAGTCGCCAGCCGGTCATCGAATACGTCTTCGAGCAGGCGCTGACGACGACGACGTTGTCCGACTCGGCGAACTCCATGGGCGAGCGGTGAACGCCGTCGAAGACGATGTGTTCGTAGACCTCATCGCTGATGCACAGGACGTCGTGTTCGTCTGCGATCCGGGCGAACTCGCGCATGTCCGCCTCGCTTTGGACCGCCCCCGTTGGGTTAGCGGGGCTGTTGACGATGAACGCCGCAGTCTCGTCGGTGATCGCGTTCTCGACCGTTTCGGGCGAGAGCGTGAGGTCCTCGCGGAGTTCGAGGGGGTTCGGAACTCCGTCTGCGATCCGGGTCAGGGCGTCGTAGGAAACGAACCCCGGGTCCGGAAAGAGCACCTCTTGGCCGGGGTCGACGTGGGCTTCGATGGCCAGATGCAGCGCCTCGCTGCCTCCGGACGTCGCGATCACGTCCCCGGGGTCGATGGACTGGGAGTACTCCCGGTCGTACTTCGCGGCGATCGCCTCGCGTAGCTCTCTGGTCCCTTTGTTGGAGGTATAAGCGTCGACCGCGCCCGATTCGATGGCCTCGATTGCGGCCTCGCGGGCGTGGGTCGGCGTCGGAAAGTCGGGCTGGCCGAGCCCGAGGTTGATCGCCTCCTCGCCCGCTGCCTCGAACACCTCGCGGATCCCGCTGATCGAGACCGACTCGACACGTCGTGAGAACTCCGTCATGGGTTGGTGCGCGGCCCGCCCGCGCATAACGTTTGCTACCTATCCGCGAAACTCCTCGCGGAGGTCCTCGACGTGGCCCGAAAGCACCGACAGCGCCGCGTCGGCGTCCATGTATCCCTGTTCGTACTCCGAAAGCACGTACCCGGCGTCGTCGAGGAACTCCTCGACGTTTTCTTCGAGGTCTGCCATACTCCTTCCTACGTTCTCGAAGGGGATGAAGCTAATCCGAGGTGCCGGCCGGCGTCGCGGTTTCGGTCCCCGTCGAGTGGCCCCTGTCAGGGCCGAGATACCGCGCCCAGACCGCAAGCAGGCTCGGCAGGACGAACACGCTCGCGAGGAAGGCGTACACGATCGTCAACCCCGTGATGAGGCCGAACTGCTGGAGGGGCGGGAGGATGGCGAAGACGAG
The DNA window shown above is from Halalkalicoccus jeotgali B3 and carries:
- a CDS encoding pyridoxal phosphate-dependent aminotransferase is translated as MTEFSRRVESVSISGIREVFEAAGEEAINLGLGQPDFPTPTHAREAAIEAIESGAVDAYTSNKGTRELREAIAAKYDREYSQSIDPGDVIATSGGSEALHLAIEAHVDPGQEVLFPDPGFVSYDALTRIADGVPNPLELREDLTLSPETVENAITDETAAFIVNSPANPTGAVQSEADMREFARIADEHDVLCISDEVYEHIVFDGVHRSPMEFAESDNVVVVSACSKTYSMTGWRLGWITGSNRRIERMLRVHQYAQACASAPAQYAAEAALSGPQEPVEEMVETFEQRRDLVLDGLTDMGLETPTPKGAFYAMPKVPEGWVEEVIDRGVVVVPGEAFGEGGAGYARLSYATGTDELEAALSIMREATRAVR
- a CDS encoding sugar porter family MFS transporter; translated protein: MDVANRLLDADSDHSQFVYVIAAIAALNGLLFGFDVGVISGALLYIDQSFTLSPFMQGLVTSSVLVGAMIGAATGGKLADRFGRRRLTLAGAVVFFVGSFGMALSPTLGWLIVWRVVEGVAVGVASIVGPLYIAETAPSDVRGALGFLQQLMITIGILLAYGVNYLFAPEFLGIIGWRWMLWFGAVPAAVLAIGTYFLPESPRWLVENERVEEARSVLSRIRETDAVDEEIEGIREVSEIEEEGGLSDLLEPWVRPALIVGVGLAIIQQFSGINTIIYYAPTILSNIGFGDIASLAGTIGVGVVNVALTVVAVLLVDRVGRRPLLLVGTAGMTVMLGILGLGFFLPGLSGIVGYVTLGSMFLYVAFYAISLGPVFWLLISEIYPLRIRGTAEGVASVFNWGANFLVGLTFLPLIDRIGEGYSFWILGVFCLLAFVFIYTRVPETMGRSLEEIEADLRSNAIMGPDGDSEVSERQHRSD